A single window of Candidatus Flexicrinis affinis DNA harbors:
- the menD gene encoding 2-succinyl-5-enolpyruvyl-6-hydroxy-3-cyclohexene-1-carboxylic-acid synthase: protein MKPENRNILWASMIVDELARHGVRWAVIAPGSRSTPLVVALARHPQIKTISIIDERSAAFLALGIGMATRLPAVVVCSSGTAAANFYPAVIEARQAGVPLLILTADRPPELRDSGANQTIDQVRMYGSHALWSVDVSLPEQEPPALAVRSLRTLAARAFARACGVPSGPVHLNLPFRKPLEPTVVPTDITDLFDSGRRGSMPFSRVSEGALEPTTAQVQTLLHAVENARRAIIFAGPFTPANDVAEPLAEFAKATGIPVFADPLSNLRWSSVRTLGAYDSFGSLRETLGTVNLWIQLGGQPASKAIEDYLVSGAASRVIQITDDGVWRDPYHQLSEMIHVSPALLFRRVAQAVQDRNQIDRAWVELLWARERAVWQAYAASSEWFDGAIVARCIEALPEDSNVVVASSLPIRNVEQFTAPRRRALHVYCNRGASGIDGTVSTAYGIAAASERPTCLIIGDLALLHDIGGLLSASRVAAPVVIVVVNNDGGGIFRRLPVKEFEPAFTDLFLTPHGRTFEGAASMYGLSYVLVGDLETLQSAVASAMEGSTSWLIEARTDSAADLRLRAEVMQDAAQAAERVLVEG from the coding sequence GTGAAGCCGGAAAACCGCAACATCCTGTGGGCAAGCATGATCGTGGATGAACTCGCGCGGCACGGCGTGCGCTGGGCAGTCATCGCGCCCGGGTCGCGGTCGACACCGCTGGTCGTTGCACTCGCGCGTCATCCCCAAATCAAGACGATCTCGATCATTGACGAGCGAAGTGCGGCGTTCCTTGCGCTCGGTATCGGGATGGCGACTCGCTTGCCGGCCGTCGTTGTCTGTTCATCCGGTACCGCCGCGGCCAACTTCTACCCGGCGGTGATCGAAGCCCGGCAGGCAGGTGTTCCCCTACTAATACTGACGGCCGATCGCCCGCCCGAGCTGCGCGACAGCGGTGCGAATCAAACGATCGATCAAGTCCGGATGTACGGAAGCCACGCACTCTGGTCAGTCGATGTATCGCTGCCTGAGCAGGAACCGCCTGCGCTGGCTGTCCGCAGTCTTCGTACGCTGGCGGCGCGGGCTTTTGCGCGTGCGTGCGGCGTGCCTAGCGGTCCGGTGCACCTGAACCTGCCATTCCGTAAGCCGCTTGAGCCGACTGTTGTGCCGACGGATATCACGGATTTGTTCGACAGCGGACGCCGTGGAAGCATGCCGTTCTCGCGCGTTAGCGAGGGGGCGCTTGAGCCGACAACCGCACAGGTCCAAACGCTTCTCCATGCTGTGGAAAACGCGCGGCGTGCAATCATCTTTGCCGGACCGTTCACACCCGCAAACGACGTGGCCGAGCCGTTGGCGGAGTTCGCCAAAGCGACAGGGATTCCCGTTTTTGCCGATCCCCTGTCGAACTTGCGCTGGTCGTCAGTTCGGACACTCGGGGCGTATGATTCGTTCGGCTCCCTTCGCGAGACCTTGGGGACGGTCAACCTGTGGATTCAGCTTGGAGGCCAGCCAGCGTCCAAAGCGATCGAGGACTATTTGGTGTCCGGCGCGGCGTCGCGTGTGATTCAGATTACTGACGATGGTGTATGGCGCGATCCTTATCATCAGCTCTCGGAGATGATTCATGTTTCCCCTGCCCTGCTCTTTCGCCGAGTGGCGCAAGCGGTGCAAGATAGGAATCAGATTGATCGGGCGTGGGTCGAGCTGCTATGGGCGCGTGAACGCGCGGTTTGGCAGGCGTATGCTGCGAGTTCGGAGTGGTTTGACGGCGCGATTGTCGCCAGATGCATTGAAGCCCTTCCTGAAGACTCAAACGTAGTGGTAGCCAGCAGCTTGCCAATCCGTAATGTCGAGCAGTTCACGGCGCCGCGCCGTCGAGCGCTCCACGTATACTGCAATCGCGGCGCGTCGGGGATCGACGGCACGGTCTCTACTGCCTATGGAATCGCGGCAGCGAGTGAGCGGCCGACCTGCCTGATCATCGGAGACCTTGCACTCCTACATGACATCGGTGGTCTGCTGAGCGCATCGCGAGTGGCTGCTCCTGTAGTCATTGTTGTCGTCAATAATGACGGTGGTGGTATCTTCCGGCGGCTGCCAGTCAAGGAATTCGAGCCTGCGTTTACTGATTTGTTCTTGACACCGCATGGCCGCACGTTTGAAGGAGCGGCGTCGATGTATGGGTTGTCGTATGTGCTGGTGGGCGATCTAGAGACGCTTCAGTCAGCAGTTGCGTCCGCTATGGAAGGGAGCACAAGCTGGCTTATCGAAGCAAGAACGGATTCGGCCGCTGATCTACGCCTGCGCGCCGAGGTGATGCAGGATGCTGCGCAGGCGGCAGAGCGTGTCTTAGTCGAGGGATAA
- a CDS encoding PQQ-binding-like beta-propeller repeat protein, with protein MSDTRKFDVRPADAPSGDGLQVDSLLMERYRIVGVIGGGGFGTVFQARDTHFPDAKRLVAIKEMITHQGGDAVQLTSMMKTFQKEANLLAALSHPAIPKIFDFFATESRAYLVMEYINGSDLDALLVRTRSLPIEKVVDWGIELCDVLDYLHNNKPQPIVFRDLKPANIMIDSLGRVRLVDFGIAKIFEGDKKHTMIGTEGYSAPEQYRGEVTPISDIYGLGATLHHVITRKDPRVEPPFSFHERPIPSYNPNVPPALVTAVEKSLSQKPEERFQTAAEFKAVLEQVRGVRTGRISRAGTNGLAVAAGDAPSETSGGSKTDFFGDGDRSELEVRWKFKTEDEIRASPTIFRTTVFAGSYDTNLWAINAEDGSLLWKFPTGGGIASSPSVDPSNKMVYFGSEDHMFYALDIQTGRVVWTYQTKDRIRGAPRIAHNHVFFGGDDGRMYALAANTGRFLWNYEAGAPIRSRPFVTSDIIIFGADDGSIYGLELSGKRKWVYRAKRSIISSPAVDQKNGICYIGSFDGYLYALDANSGFTLWRFRTNGPVVSSPALTADTVYFGSADGIMYAVNVDSGKERWQYTCGKPIVGSPTVAGNMVYFGGTDNAFYCLDVKTGRMLWKYPTHGQITSTPVLGENLIVFGSMDNTIYALPTVG; from the coding sequence ATGTCTGATACCCGGAAATTCGATGTGCGCCCTGCCGATGCGCCGAGCGGAGATGGTTTACAAGTCGACTCTCTGCTGATGGAGCGTTACCGCATCGTTGGTGTGATCGGCGGCGGCGGTTTCGGCACTGTGTTTCAAGCGCGCGATACACATTTCCCCGACGCAAAGCGGCTCGTTGCCATCAAGGAAATGATCACACATCAAGGCGGGGATGCTGTCCAGCTCACGTCGATGATGAAGACGTTCCAGAAGGAAGCGAACCTACTTGCCGCGCTCAGTCACCCCGCGATCCCCAAGATTTTCGATTTCTTCGCAACCGAGTCGCGTGCGTACCTCGTGATGGAGTACATCAACGGCAGCGACCTCGACGCGCTGCTGGTGCGCACTCGGTCGCTTCCCATCGAGAAGGTGGTCGATTGGGGAATCGAGCTTTGCGACGTGCTGGATTACCTGCACAACAATAAGCCGCAGCCCATTGTGTTCCGCGACCTCAAGCCGGCGAACATCATGATCGACAGCCTTGGCCGTGTACGGCTCGTCGACTTCGGCATCGCCAAGATCTTCGAGGGCGACAAAAAGCACACGATGATCGGTACCGAAGGCTACTCCGCGCCGGAGCAGTACCGCGGCGAGGTCACGCCAATATCGGACATCTACGGCCTCGGTGCTACGCTCCACCATGTCATCACGCGCAAGGACCCGCGCGTCGAGCCGCCATTCAGCTTTCACGAGCGACCTATTCCGTCGTACAACCCTAACGTACCGCCCGCACTTGTTACGGCGGTCGAGAAGTCGCTCTCGCAGAAGCCTGAGGAACGCTTCCAGACGGCGGCCGAGTTCAAGGCGGTGCTCGAACAGGTTCGCGGCGTACGCACCGGTCGCATTTCGCGCGCAGGGACCAACGGCTTGGCAGTGGCGGCCGGTGACGCGCCGAGCGAAACGAGCGGCGGCTCGAAGACCGATTTCTTCGGCGACGGCGATCGTTCCGAACTGGAAGTGCGCTGGAAGTTCAAGACCGAGGATGAAATCCGCGCCAGCCCGACGATCTTCCGGACCACAGTCTTTGCCGGGTCGTATGACACGAACCTGTGGGCGATCAACGCGGAGGACGGTTCGCTGCTTTGGAAGTTTCCGACCGGCGGCGGCATCGCCTCGTCTCCGAGCGTCGACCCTTCGAACAAGATGGTCTACTTCGGGTCCGAGGACCACATGTTCTATGCGCTCGACATTCAGACCGGCCGCGTCGTGTGGACGTATCAGACAAAGGATCGTATCCGGGGCGCGCCGCGTATCGCGCATAATCATGTGTTCTTTGGTGGTGACGACGGTCGCATGTACGCCTTGGCCGCTAACACCGGCCGCTTCCTCTGGAACTACGAGGCGGGCGCGCCGATTCGCTCACGACCATTTGTGACTAGTGACATCATCATCTTCGGTGCCGACGACGGATCCATATATGGCCTTGAGCTGTCCGGCAAGCGCAAATGGGTGTACCGCGCGAAGCGCAGTATTATCTCGTCGCCGGCGGTCGATCAGAAGAACGGGATTTGCTACATCGGCTCGTTCGACGGCTACCTTTACGCACTTGATGCAAACAGCGGCTTTACACTGTGGCGGTTCAGAACCAATGGCCCGGTCGTGTCCTCCCCTGCCCTAACGGCTGATACGGTGTACTTCGGATCTGCCGACGGCATCATGTATGCCGTAAACGTTGACTCGGGCAAGGAGCGTTGGCAGTATACGTGCGGCAAGCCGATCGTCGGAAGCCCAACCGTCGCCGGCAACATGGTGTATTTTGGCGGCACGGACAATGCGTTCTACTGCTTGGATGTCAAGACCGGACGCATGCTCTGGAAGTATCCGACCCACGGACAGATCACGTCGACACCGGTGCTCGGTGAGAATCTGATCGTCTTCGGGTCGATGGACAACACGATTTATGCGCTGCCAACCGTTGGCTAG
- a CDS encoding TetR/AcrR family transcriptional regulator: MLKRGIPKDPENTKARILDAALDVFSTKGYHDTTVDEIVEVSDTSKGSVYFHFPNKQRLFLALVDRFADLLERRVIEAISKHDAGIDRVRAALEACLETFGKYRRLAKILLVQAAGLGVAFEEKRLEVLDRFATLVRTYLDEAIAQGDLDPTDSEVVAHGWIGAINAVVIRWVYTGSPSPDRILASLLPNLLRGVGFEEPRAP; encoded by the coding sequence ATGCTCAAGCGTGGAATTCCAAAGGACCCTGAAAATACGAAGGCGCGAATCCTTGATGCCGCCTTGGATGTGTTTTCGACCAAAGGGTATCACGATACGACAGTCGATGAAATTGTCGAAGTCTCCGATACTTCCAAGGGCTCGGTCTACTTCCACTTTCCCAACAAGCAGCGCCTCTTCTTGGCGCTGGTCGATCGCTTCGCAGACCTTCTCGAACGGCGCGTTATCGAAGCCATTTCGAAGCATGACGCCGGCATCGACCGGGTGCGCGCAGCGCTCGAAGCGTGTCTCGAGACCTTCGGCAAGTATCGACGGCTGGCGAAGATCCTTCTTGTCCAAGCCGCAGGTCTGGGCGTGGCGTTCGAAGAGAAGCGTCTTGAGGTCCTCGATCGGTTTGCGACTCTCGTAAGGACGTACTTGGACGAAGCAATCGCGCAAGGCGATCTCGACCCTACCGACTCTGAAGTTGTCGCTCATGGTTGGATCGGCGCAATCAACGCGGTCGTCATTCGCTGGGTCTATACCGGCAGTCCATCACCGGATCGAATCCTTGCGAGTCTGCTGCCGAACCTACTCCGTGGCGTCGGATTTGAGGAGCCACGTGCGCCATGA
- the menH gene encoding 2-succinyl-6-hydroxy-2,4-cyclohexadiene-1-carboxylate synthase: MLLHGFTGAADVWTIPLAGPATAVSGLAPDLLGHGRTRSSDDPARYTIDRAAGDLIEILDHLHIDRIVLHGYSMGGRLALYTALTFPDRVAALSLESASPGLASPVERAARVASDEELAQRITDNGVESFVDYWEKTPLFRHQAETMPELVRLHQRAIRLSQRAAGLAASLRGMGTGTQPSLWDKLGRLEMPVQLMSGQLDAKFEAIADEMALHIRSCQRVSIARAGHAIHVEAPSSWRAALIEFINSADLRRA; this comes from the coding sequence ATGCTGCTGCACGGCTTCACCGGTGCGGCCGATGTATGGACGATACCGCTAGCAGGCCCTGCCACAGCCGTGTCAGGTCTCGCGCCGGACCTGCTTGGACACGGACGCACGCGCTCAAGCGACGACCCAGCCCGCTACACGATCGACCGTGCTGCGGGCGACCTCATCGAGATTCTCGATCACCTTCACATCGACCGGATCGTCCTTCACGGCTACTCGATGGGCGGCCGACTCGCACTCTATACCGCGCTGACGTTCCCCGACCGTGTCGCCGCACTTAGCCTTGAATCGGCGTCGCCCGGGCTGGCGTCACCCGTCGAACGCGCAGCGCGTGTCGCCTCCGACGAGGAGCTGGCCCAGCGCATCACCGACAACGGTGTCGAGTCGTTCGTCGACTACTGGGAAAAGACACCACTGTTTCGACATCAAGCGGAGACTATGCCCGAGCTGGTGCGACTGCATCAGCGAGCGATTCGACTGTCGCAGAGAGCCGCTGGCCTAGCCGCTTCGCTGCGAGGCATGGGCACCGGTACTCAGCCGTCGCTCTGGGATAAGCTCGGTAGGCTGGAGATGCCGGTTCAGCTCATGTCGGGGCAATTGGATGCCAAGTTCGAGGCGATCGCCGATGAGATGGCGCTGCACATTCGTAGCTGCCAACGAGTCAGCATCGCCCGCGCGGGGCACGCCATTCACGTCGAAGCGCCGAGTTCATGGCGCGCTGCCTTGATCGAGTTCATCAACTCCGCTGACCTGCGGCGCGCTTGA
- a CDS encoding FHA domain-containing protein, producing MAGQSTGLVTPVHGLTPVHTAGFDLQDEMRVVVEFVGFETRIELKPNARTTFGRQDTNGAANPDVDLTPYGAFEKGVSRMHASMQRREHTLTLLDLGSSNGTLVNGRRVAANQPRLIQDGDEIMFGQLAARVYFV from the coding sequence ATGGCTGGTCAATCGACCGGTCTTGTAACGCCTGTTCATGGCCTGACGCCCGTTCACACTGCCGGCTTCGACCTGCAGGACGAAATGCGTGTCGTTGTCGAATTCGTCGGCTTTGAGACGCGGATCGAGCTGAAGCCTAACGCGCGAACGACATTCGGGCGGCAGGATACCAATGGCGCGGCGAATCCGGATGTCGACCTTACGCCGTATGGCGCGTTTGAGAAGGGTGTTTCGCGCATGCACGCATCAATGCAGCGGCGCGAACACACGTTGACCCTGCTCGATCTGGGAAGCTCGAATGGCACGTTGGTGAACGGCAGACGCGTTGCGGCGAATCAACCGAGGTTGATTCAGGATGGCGACGAGATTATGTTCGGGCAGCTTGCTGCACGGGTCTACTTTGTATAG
- a CDS encoding isochorismate synthase — protein MIGHVAGERAQESSLWDSPIRYVVRPLRAKIPLVKLLQHGAGKPRMFWQNASISTAYAAWGAVKTIQATGPDRFDTVREAAWGLLPQDGDDVAPADTAPRLFGGFAFSPDPNDDPLWAEFDAAHFILPRVMITDANGQLWLTVASSVDGPAEDLAAAADRWVQRIERNDIPDITVADYSHPVSYPLTRDDWVDQVTRGIGLIRDGTLQKIVLSRVADLVSNIALDPVSALVRLERAYPATYRFMFEPAPGHAFLGATPELLLEVIGRILRTAAVAGSVARGATVAEDAVLAAELFTSPKERHEHALVVDALRDLLEPVSDQLSFPEEPQILKLGNIQHLFTPFTGHLADEVDILEVVSRLHPTPALGGYPAEAAIEAIREIELFERGWYASPIGWLDAGGGGMFAVAIRSAVVSNDRARLYAGCGIVEQSDPLREWDETRIKFRPMLDALGARES, from the coding sequence ATGATTGGGCATGTTGCGGGCGAACGGGCTCAGGAATCGAGCCTCTGGGACAGCCCGATCCGGTACGTTGTCCGTCCCCTTCGCGCCAAGATTCCGTTGGTGAAGCTGCTTCAACACGGGGCCGGCAAACCCCGGATGTTCTGGCAGAATGCCTCTATCTCGACGGCATATGCGGCGTGGGGCGCAGTCAAGACAATTCAGGCAACGGGCCCCGATCGGTTTGACACGGTACGCGAAGCGGCGTGGGGATTGCTGCCTCAAGACGGCGATGACGTCGCACCGGCCGATACCGCCCCTCGGCTGTTTGGCGGCTTCGCGTTCTCCCCGGATCCCAATGACGATCCGCTGTGGGCAGAGTTCGATGCCGCGCACTTCATCCTGCCGCGTGTCATGATTACCGACGCCAACGGACAGCTTTGGCTCACGGTTGCGTCGTCAGTCGATGGGCCTGCCGAAGATCTGGCTGCAGCAGCCGATCGTTGGGTTCAGCGGATCGAACGAAACGACATTCCAGACATCACTGTCGCTGACTACAGCCATCCTGTCTCGTATCCGTTGACACGCGATGACTGGGTTGACCAAGTGACGCGTGGTATCGGCTTGATTCGCGACGGGACTCTGCAGAAGATTGTGTTGTCGCGTGTCGCCGATCTGGTGTCAAACATCGCATTGGATCCTGTCTCAGCTTTAGTGCGTCTGGAGCGTGCCTATCCTGCGACCTACCGGTTCATGTTCGAGCCTGCGCCCGGTCACGCATTCCTTGGCGCAACGCCTGAGCTGCTGCTTGAAGTGATCGGGCGTATATTGCGCACTGCCGCGGTAGCCGGGTCGGTGGCACGCGGGGCGACGGTGGCCGAAGATGCGGTGTTGGCCGCAGAGTTGTTTACGAGTCCGAAGGAACGCCACGAGCACGCGCTGGTGGTCGACGCGCTGCGCGATCTCCTTGAGCCGGTCAGCGACCAGCTCTCGTTCCCGGAGGAACCGCAAATTCTCAAGCTGGGAAACATTCAACATTTGTTCACCCCGTTTACCGGCCATCTGGCTGACGAAGTGGACATTCTCGAAGTAGTGTCGCGGCTGCATCCGACTCCTGCGCTGGGTGGCTACCCTGCGGAAGCCGCGATCGAGGCCATCAGAGAGATCGAGCTGTTCGAACGGGGTTGGTATGCCTCCCCTATCGGCTGGCTTGATGCAGGTGGTGGTGGAATGTTCGCCGTAGCGATTCGCTCCGCGGTCGTGAGCAACGATCGCGCGCGATTGTATGCTGGCTGTGGAATTGTCGAGCAGTCCGATCCGCTGCGTGAGTGGGACGAAACCCGGATCAAGTTCCGCCCGATGCTCGATGCGCTCGGAGCACGCGAATCGTGA
- a CDS encoding VWA domain-containing protein yields the protein MDSGEQQFDPYAALGIPQDASQDLMELALEHIERRYKAQERGKRGVVTAAHVKNARRAYELLTNPNMLFTAMKQTRAIDSRYYFNMKVTTSRTQLPVIDEPQILYIRVDFAPGEVTANTAERGTSNLNLTLVLDRSNSMHGARMDRVKAAASQIIDNLTSDDVISVVAFSDRASVLVPATKVRDKPALKAQVAMMAAYGGTEIYHGLSEGIRQNREFLDSKYVNHIILLTDGNTYGDEEQCIQLASNASVEGIGISAMGLGTDWNDDFLDRLASSTGGSSQYIRNVNEVGSFINNHVRHLSSTFAERLRVVLQIADGVEIDSAFKIAPLPQPVDVNDGEILLGILEGRRSTTAIVQLKLVPGLEEGLFKVCRVVGMGDVLLNDQPAYHVLHDVMTEVTTLQFEEETNTAILDALSRLALYRMQEQANDAIRRGEIEEATRRLEKLATRLLAMGQQALATHVLHEAHIVKTTHMLSSEGKKTIKYNTRMLVNAQESE from the coding sequence ATGGATTCGGGTGAACAGCAGTTTGATCCCTATGCGGCGCTTGGCATTCCGCAAGACGCGTCTCAAGACCTCATGGAGCTTGCGCTAGAACACATCGAGCGGCGCTACAAAGCGCAGGAGCGCGGCAAGCGCGGTGTGGTGACCGCAGCTCACGTCAAGAACGCCCGACGTGCCTACGAACTCCTCACCAATCCCAACATGCTCTTCACTGCGATGAAGCAGACCCGGGCGATCGACAGTCGGTACTACTTCAACATGAAGGTCACCACGAGTCGTACGCAGCTTCCGGTCATCGACGAACCGCAGATCCTTTACATCCGCGTCGATTTTGCCCCCGGTGAAGTGACGGCGAATACTGCTGAACGCGGTACCAGTAACCTGAACCTAACGCTGGTGCTGGATCGCAGTAACTCGATGCATGGCGCGCGCATGGATCGTGTCAAGGCGGCCGCCTCGCAGATCATCGACAACTTGACGAGCGACGATGTCATCTCGGTCGTTGCGTTCAGCGACCGGGCATCGGTGCTTGTGCCGGCGACGAAAGTCCGCGACAAGCCGGCACTTAAAGCGCAGGTCGCCATGATGGCGGCGTACGGCGGAACCGAGATCTACCACGGTCTGAGCGAAGGCATTCGGCAGAACCGCGAGTTCCTCGACTCCAAGTACGTCAACCACATCATCCTGCTGACTGACGGCAACACGTACGGTGATGAAGAGCAGTGCATTCAGCTTGCGTCGAACGCCAGCGTCGAGGGTATCGGGATCAGCGCGATGGGCCTCGGCACCGACTGGAACGACGACTTTCTGGATCGACTGGCCTCCAGTACCGGCGGTTCGTCACAGTACATTCGAAACGTCAACGAGGTCGGCAGCTTCATCAACAACCATGTCCGTCATCTATCGAGCACGTTTGCCGAGCGCCTCCGTGTGGTCCTTCAGATCGCCGATGGTGTCGAGATCGACAGCGCGTTCAAGATCGCTCCCCTACCTCAGCCGGTAGACGTGAACGATGGCGAGATCCTGCTGGGTATTCTGGAAGGACGCCGCTCGACGACGGCCATTGTTCAGCTCAAGTTGGTGCCGGGGCTGGAGGAAGGCTTGTTCAAAGTTTGTCGCGTTGTGGGAATGGGCGATGTGCTGTTGAACGATCAACCCGCGTACCACGTACTGCACGATGTCATGACTGAGGTTACGACGTTGCAGTTCGAGGAGGAAACCAACACGGCCATTCTTGATGCGCTCAGCCGGTTGGCGTTGTACCGCATGCAAGAACAAGCCAACGATGCGATCCGTCGCGGCGAAATTGAAGAAGCGACACGCCGGCTTGAGAAGCTGGCGACGCGTTTGCTTGCGATGGGTCAACAGGCGCTGGCGACGCATGTGCTTCACGAAGCACACATCGTCAAGACGACGCACATGCTGTCGTCCGAGGGAAAGAAGACCATCAAGTACAATACGCGCATGCTGGTCAATGCGCAGGAGAGCGAGTGA
- a CDS encoding response regulator transcription factor produces the protein MALPTSKPAGSPRGKLILVVDDEPHLVRMVRMNLEVEGFRVIEARNGLQALEQIRTKLPDLVLLDVMMPELDGFATLKMLREFSSLPVIMLTAKGDENDRVRGLELGADDYLPKPFGPRELSARIRAVLRRAESSAVAPEDTVLAIDDYLQVDFNTRSVIVGGERKKLRPLEFRLLYHLIENAGWTVTYEQILANVWGYEYREETHYVRLYVNYLRKSIEPDPGNPRYILTERGVGYRFMDFKRAAGQRS, from the coding sequence ATGGCACTTCCAACGTCCAAACCTGCAGGCAGCCCTCGTGGCAAGCTTATCTTGGTGGTTGATGACGAACCGCATCTCGTCCGCATGGTGCGCATGAACCTTGAGGTTGAGGGATTCCGAGTTATCGAAGCGCGCAACGGCTTGCAGGCGCTCGAGCAAATTCGCACCAAGCTGCCGGATCTTGTGCTATTGGATGTGATGATGCCGGAGTTGGACGGCTTCGCGACACTCAAGATGCTGCGTGAGTTCTCGTCGCTGCCGGTCATCATGCTAACGGCGAAGGGTGATGAGAACGACCGCGTGCGCGGCCTTGAACTTGGCGCCGACGACTATTTGCCCAAGCCCTTCGGCCCGCGCGAGTTATCCGCTCGTATTCGTGCGGTGCTGCGCCGCGCGGAAAGTTCGGCGGTCGCGCCCGAAGATACAGTGCTTGCGATTGACGACTACCTGCAGGTGGATTTTAACACGCGTTCAGTGATCGTCGGCGGAGAACGCAAGAAGCTGCGCCCGCTCGAGTTTCGCCTGCTCTACCACCTCATCGAGAACGCGGGGTGGACAGTCACGTATGAGCAGATTCTGGCTAACGTCTGGGGCTACGAGTACCGCGAGGAGACCCACTACGTTCGCCTGTACGTGAACTACCTTCGCAAGAGTATCGAGCCGGACCCCGGCAATCCCCGGTACATCTTGACCGAGCGAGGCGTCGGCTATCGATTTATGGATTTCAAGCGCGCCGCAGGTCAGCGGAGTTGA
- a CDS encoding serine/threonine-protein phosphatase has translation MSDIPTTPLPQVDPQQDINTAPMRSVDDRRAIIEEGTQELSKAAMVSAANSHLTFGQTTDVGMIRTNNEDSSYAFVSISRTADAIPEFGIFVVADGMGGHVDGEFASAAAVRIAAAELMKSVYLPFLTMADATSRMPISEALESAFEAAHKHISDELPAGGTTMTALVVMGNLAHLAHVGDSRCYLVTDGKIDQISRDHSYVARLIEMNELAPEEAENHPQKSVLYRALGLSEELDVDTMTRRLPPGAMLFLCSDGLSGLVHESEILSYLQKFPPQQACDHLVTLANARGGNDNITAVAVKLPG, from the coding sequence ATGTCTGATATCCCGACCACTCCGCTTCCACAGGTTGACCCTCAGCAGGACATCAATACTGCGCCCATGCGGTCGGTTGACGATCGCCGCGCGATTATTGAGGAGGGTACGCAGGAACTGAGCAAGGCAGCGATGGTTTCTGCTGCAAACTCGCACCTGACTTTCGGCCAGACGACCGACGTTGGGATGATCCGCACCAACAACGAAGACAGTTCGTATGCGTTCGTGTCGATCAGTCGTACGGCAGATGCGATCCCCGAGTTTGGAATCTTCGTCGTCGCTGACGGCATGGGTGGGCACGTCGATGGAGAGTTCGCGTCGGCGGCTGCCGTCCGGATTGCTGCGGCTGAACTGATGAAATCGGTTTACCTGCCGTTCCTGACAATGGCTGATGCAACCAGTCGCATGCCGATTAGCGAGGCATTGGAGAGCGCCTTCGAGGCTGCACACAAGCATATCTCCGATGAGCTGCCGGCCGGCGGCACGACCATGACCGCACTCGTCGTCATGGGCAATCTCGCACATCTCGCCCATGTCGGCGACAGTCGCTGCTATCTGGTCACGGACGGCAAGATTGACCAGATTTCACGCGATCATTCGTACGTGGCCCGCCTCATCGAAATGAACGAACTTGCTCCGGAAGAAGCCGAAAATCACCCGCAGAAGAGCGTGCTCTATCGCGCGCTCGGCCTCAGTGAAGAGCTCGATGTCGATACGATGACCCGTCGGCTGCCACCGGGTGCAATGTTGTTCTTGTGCAGCGATGGATTGTCAGGGTTGGTGCACGAAAGCGAAATCCTGTCTTACTTGCAGAAGTTCCCGCCGCAGCAGGCGTGCGATCACCTCGTGACGCTGGCGAACGCACGAGGAGGAAACGACAACATCACGGCCGTTGCCGTGAAGTTGCCGGGGTGA